A single region of the Actinoplanes sp. SE50/110 genome encodes:
- a CDS encoding TIM barrel protein — protein sequence MSPVRRLRLGSCPDSWGVWYAADPRQIPWSRFLDELTEAGYRWLELGPHGYLPTDPAQLADELAARGLSCAAGTVGGVGGPHRDFPAVVAGTRRVAALTRAVGGRDVVFVPVPGYRDDATGGYLEPATLGAGQWRALLDNTNTLGRIVTEEYGLNLRFHPHADYQVENQSQIERFLDGTDPRFVSLCLDTGHLAYRRADILSLIAAYPSRIGYVHLKQMDPDIALRAEAEDLAFAQAVALGVSVAPPRGTPDVPTVLSALAALDADLFVVVEQDMYPVDFDVPLPIATRTRRYLEETGDFA from the coding sequence GTGAGCCCCGTGCGCCGGCTGCGACTCGGCAGCTGCCCCGATTCCTGGGGTGTCTGGTACGCCGCGGATCCCCGGCAGATCCCCTGGTCCCGGTTCCTCGACGAGCTGACCGAGGCCGGTTACCGCTGGCTGGAGCTCGGCCCACACGGCTACCTGCCCACCGACCCCGCTCAACTCGCCGACGAGTTGGCGGCCCGCGGCCTGTCCTGCGCCGCGGGCACCGTCGGCGGCGTCGGCGGCCCGCACAGGGACTTTCCGGCCGTGGTCGCCGGGACCCGCCGCGTCGCCGCCCTGACCCGCGCGGTCGGCGGCCGCGACGTCGTCTTCGTCCCTGTTCCCGGTTACCGCGACGACGCCACCGGCGGATACCTGGAACCCGCCACGCTCGGTGCCGGCCAGTGGCGCGCCCTGCTGGACAACACGAACACCCTCGGCCGGATAGTCACCGAGGAGTACGGCCTCAACCTCCGTTTCCACCCGCACGCCGACTACCAGGTGGAGAACCAGTCTCAGATCGAACGCTTCCTGGACGGCACCGACCCCCGCTTCGTGTCGCTGTGCCTGGACACCGGCCACCTCGCCTACCGCCGCGCCGACATCCTGTCACTGATCGCCGCCTATCCCTCCCGCATCGGATACGTCCACCTGAAGCAGATGGACCCGGACATCGCCCTCCGCGCGGAAGCCGAAGATCTCGCTTTCGCGCAGGCCGTGGCTCTCGGCGTCAGTGTCGCCCCACCACGTGGCACGCCTGACGTGCCGACCGTGCTCTCCGCGCTCGCCGCCCTGGACGCGGATCTGTTCGTCGTGGTCGAGCAGGACATGTATCCGGTCGACTTCGACGTTCCCCTGCCGATTGCCACCCGCACCCGCCGGTATCTGGAAGAGACAGGAGACTTCGCATGA
- a CDS encoding TetR/AcrR family transcriptional regulator, whose amino-acid sequence MDTAQPAPRRRGRPGHDVDAVLAAAVRLFNAHGYDATSMFDVAETLGITKSTLYHHVSSKEQLLGMAVDRAVDGLFEAAEQVRDAPASATVRLEALVRSSVLVLAERLEFVTLLLRVRGNTAVEQHALARRREFDALVTELVKQAQAEGGVRADVDPATAARLLFGMVNSLVEWYRPDRGRPGALADTVVRLAFDGLRTIDTTDDQHVQDEQ is encoded by the coding sequence ATGGACACCGCGCAGCCCGCACCGCGCCGCCGCGGCCGGCCCGGCCACGACGTCGACGCCGTGCTGGCCGCCGCGGTCCGGCTGTTCAACGCGCACGGGTACGACGCGACCAGCATGTTCGACGTCGCGGAGACGCTCGGCATCACCAAGTCGACCCTGTACCACCACGTCAGCAGCAAGGAGCAGCTGCTCGGGATGGCGGTGGATCGCGCGGTGGACGGCCTCTTCGAGGCGGCCGAGCAGGTGCGTGACGCGCCGGCATCCGCGACGGTACGCCTGGAGGCGCTGGTCCGGAGCAGTGTTCTGGTGCTCGCCGAGCGCCTGGAGTTCGTCACGCTGCTGCTCCGCGTCCGCGGCAACACAGCGGTCGAACAGCACGCCCTGGCTCGTCGCCGGGAATTCGACGCGCTGGTCACCGAGCTCGTCAAGCAGGCCCAGGCCGAAGGGGGCGTCCGCGCGGACGTGGACCCGGCGACCGCCGCGCGTCTGCTCTTCGGCATGGTCAACTCGCTGGTGGAGTGGTACCGCCCTGATCGCGGCCGGCCCGGGGCGCTGGCCGACACCGTGGTCCGGCTCGCTTTCGACGGACTTCGGACAATAGACACAACCGATGATCAACACGTTCAAGACGAACAATGA
- a CDS encoding ATP-binding cassette domain-containing protein: MTDTLADHADRGLRRGELLIELTGVGKTYGAIRALLDIDLRVRAGEVTCVLGDNGAGKSTLIKIISGLHPHTSGSLKVDGAARFLGSPRDALDLGIATVYQDLAVVPLMEVWRNFFLGSEIVSGRFPLAGMRVREMRRIADRELRKMGIAVADINQPIGTLSGGQRQCVAIARAVYFGARVLILDEPTAALGVKQSGVVLKYIAAARDAGLGVILITHNPQHAYLVGDHFVILQRGVAILDAGRGSVTLEELTTQMAGGDELAELSRELERRS; encoded by the coding sequence GTGACCGACACCCTGGCCGACCACGCCGACCGCGGTCTGCGGCGCGGCGAACTCCTGATCGAGTTGACCGGCGTCGGTAAGACGTACGGAGCGATCCGCGCCCTGCTGGACATCGACCTACGGGTCCGGGCCGGTGAGGTGACCTGCGTGCTGGGCGACAACGGCGCGGGCAAGTCCACGCTTATCAAGATCATCTCTGGCCTGCATCCACACACCTCTGGTTCTCTCAAGGTCGACGGTGCCGCCCGGTTCCTCGGCTCGCCGCGCGACGCGCTCGATCTGGGAATAGCCACCGTTTACCAGGACCTCGCGGTGGTGCCGCTCATGGAGGTCTGGCGCAATTTCTTTCTTGGCTCGGAAATCGTCTCCGGTCGTTTCCCCCTGGCTGGCATGCGCGTGCGGGAAATGCGCCGCATCGCCGACCGGGAACTCCGCAAAATGGGTATCGCGGTGGCTGACATCAATCAGCCCATCGGCACCCTGTCGGGCGGCCAGCGGCAGTGTGTCGCCATCGCCCGCGCAGTGTATTTCGGCGCCCGCGTGCTGATCCTCGACGAGCCCACGGCGGCGCTCGGCGTGAAGCAGTCCGGGGTGGTGCTGAAGTACATCGCCGCAGCTCGGGATGCGGGCCTCGGCGTCATCCTGATTACCCACAACCCGCAGCACGCCTACCTGGTGGGGGATCATTTCGTGATCCTCCAGCGGGGCGTGGCCATCCTCGATGCCGGGCGCGGCAGCGTCACCCTGGAGGAGCTGACCACGCAGATGGCCGGGGGTGACGAACTCGCGGAACTGTCGCGTGAATTGGAGCGCCGATCATGA
- a CDS encoding substrate-binding domain-containing protein gives MRKRLLAAGTATVLALAACSGGGRDKSAADTSGAGGNAPGSSGYTIAFVTHETPGDTFWDKVRAGAVQAAKDEGVTLKYSNDPDAGKQAQLIQSAVDAKVNGIATTLVTPDALAGAVKSATTAGIPVVGLNAGIDQYQKLGALMYFGSDESLAGTSLGKRIAGEGAKHPLCVIHQTGSVALEARCAGVKSAVPATENLQVNGADDSAVTTTLQAKLAQDKSIDYIVTLGAPVALDAINAKQQASSEAKLVTFDLNQEMAKRIKNGEVEFAIDQQPYVQGYMAVTSLYLYLKNGNDIGGGRPVLTGPSFVDQTNIDKILPFTEKNTR, from the coding sequence ATGAGGAAACGCCTGCTTGCCGCCGGGACGGCCACCGTGCTCGCGCTGGCGGCGTGCAGCGGTGGCGGCCGGGACAAGTCCGCCGCGGACACTTCGGGCGCGGGCGGCAACGCGCCCGGCAGTTCCGGTTACACGATCGCGTTCGTCACTCATGAGACCCCCGGAGACACGTTCTGGGACAAGGTTCGGGCGGGTGCGGTGCAGGCCGCCAAGGACGAGGGCGTCACGCTGAAGTACTCCAACGACCCGGACGCCGGCAAGCAGGCCCAGCTGATCCAGAGCGCCGTCGACGCCAAGGTCAACGGCATCGCCACCACCCTGGTCACCCCGGACGCCCTGGCCGGTGCGGTCAAGTCGGCGACCACCGCGGGTATCCCGGTTGTCGGCCTCAACGCCGGCATCGACCAGTACCAGAAACTCGGCGCCCTGATGTATTTCGGTTCCGATGAGTCCCTGGCCGGCACCAGCCTCGGCAAACGCATCGCCGGCGAGGGCGCCAAGCACCCCCTGTGCGTGATCCACCAGACCGGTTCGGTCGCCCTGGAAGCCCGCTGCGCCGGCGTCAAGAGCGCCGTCCCCGCCACCGAGAATCTCCAGGTGAACGGCGCCGACGACAGCGCGGTCACGACCACCCTGCAGGCGAAGCTGGCTCAGGACAAGTCGATCGACTACATCGTCACCCTCGGCGCCCCGGTCGCCCTGGACGCGATCAACGCCAAACAGCAGGCGTCCTCGGAAGCCAAGCTGGTCACCTTCGACCTGAACCAGGAGATGGCCAAGCGCATCAAGAACGGCGAGGTCGAGTTCGCCATCGACCAGCAGCCCTACGTCCAGGGCTACATGGCGGTCACCTCCCTGTACCTGTACCTGAAGAACGGCAACGACATCGGCGGCGGCCGCCCCGTCCTCACCGGTCCGTCCTTCGTGGACCAGACCAACATCGACAAGATCCTCCCGTTCACGGAGAAGAACACTCGATGA
- the iolB gene encoding 5-deoxy-glucuronate isomerase, which yields MAEARANPVVPRGSTADRPYDVVVSPENAGWAHSGLRVVQLPVGGRVTFVTGSDEMLVLPLSGGCDVACDDERLTLTGRRSVFSRVTDFAYLPRDAAVTLRAPNGGRFALPAARARRQLPFRYGAAEDVPVELRGAGSASRQVNNFCTPESFEADALIAVEVLTPGGNWSSYPPHRHDTLEEIYYYEVATSPSGRPGCGYQRVYGDQDRPIDVCAEVRTGDVVLIPYGWHGPSMAAPGYDLYYLNVMAGPGERRWLITDDPAHGWVREAWAVQAVDPRLPLTTDRELLTRRRT from the coding sequence ATGGCTGAGGCCCGGGCCAATCCGGTCGTGCCGCGCGGTTCCACCGCCGACCGGCCGTACGACGTGGTGGTCAGCCCGGAGAACGCGGGCTGGGCGCACAGCGGTCTGCGCGTGGTGCAGCTGCCGGTCGGCGGACGCGTCACCTTCGTCACCGGCAGCGACGAGATGCTGGTGCTGCCGCTGTCCGGCGGTTGCGACGTGGCCTGCGACGACGAACGCCTGACGCTTACCGGCCGCCGGTCCGTCTTCTCCCGGGTGACCGATTTCGCCTACCTGCCGCGGGATGCCGCGGTCACCCTGCGGGCGCCGAACGGCGGCCGGTTCGCGCTGCCCGCCGCCCGCGCCCGCCGGCAACTCCCGTTCCGTTACGGAGCGGCCGAGGACGTGCCGGTCGAACTGCGCGGTGCCGGGTCGGCGAGCCGTCAGGTGAACAACTTCTGCACCCCCGAATCGTTCGAAGCCGACGCGCTGATCGCGGTGGAGGTGCTCACGCCCGGCGGCAACTGGTCGTCGTATCCGCCGCACCGCCACGACACGCTCGAAGAGATCTACTACTACGAGGTGGCGACGTCGCCGTCCGGGCGGCCCGGCTGCGGCTATCAGCGCGTCTACGGTGATCAGGATCGGCCGATCGACGTGTGCGCGGAGGTGCGCACCGGGGACGTGGTGCTGATTCCGTACGGGTGGCACGGGCCGTCGATGGCCGCCCCCGGCTACGACCTGTACTACCTCAACGTGATGGCCGGGCCGGGGGAGCGGCGGTGGCTGATCACCGACGATCCGGCGCACGGGTGGGTGCGCGAGGCCTGGGCGGTGCAGGCTGTCGATCCGCGGCTGCCGCTGACCACAGACCGCGAACTGCTGACCCGGAGGCGGACGTGA
- the iolC gene encoding 5-dehydro-2-deoxygluconokinase — translation MSAHEVLTMGRIGVDLYPEQLGTPLAQVRTFAKSLGGSPTNVAVAAARLGRRAAVITRVGADPFGSYLRDALRRFGVDDRFVGVVEHLPTPVTFCEIFPPDRFPLYFYRYPRAPDLEISPYDVDLAAVRAATIFWVTGTGLSAAPSREATLAALRARGRTGVTVFDLDWRPMLWASPEEARPWYLEALRYATVAIGNVDEVAIAVGGIGGVVAASDGVGGAATAGGDDDLLGRLLATGVELAVLKQGPAGVRAATRTETTYAPAIEVDVVNGLGAGDAFGGALCHGLLAGWPLAETIRFANAAGALVASRLACADAMPTAAEVHELLAAGRAPARLSESPDLPDVDHG, via the coding sequence ATGTCCGCACACGAGGTCCTGACCATGGGACGGATCGGCGTCGATCTCTACCCGGAGCAGCTCGGGACACCGCTCGCTCAGGTACGGACCTTCGCCAAATCCCTCGGCGGCAGCCCCACCAACGTGGCCGTCGCCGCGGCCCGGCTCGGCCGGCGCGCCGCGGTGATCACCCGGGTGGGCGCCGACCCGTTCGGCTCCTACCTGCGGGATGCGCTCCGCCGTTTCGGCGTCGACGATCGGTTCGTCGGCGTCGTCGAGCACCTGCCGACCCCCGTGACATTCTGTGAGATCTTTCCGCCGGATCGGTTCCCGCTCTACTTCTATCGCTACCCCAGAGCCCCCGATCTGGAGATTTCCCCGTACGACGTGGACCTGGCCGCCGTGCGCGCCGCCACCATCTTCTGGGTCACCGGGACCGGGCTGAGCGCCGCTCCGTCCCGGGAGGCGACACTGGCCGCCCTGCGGGCCCGAGGCCGCACCGGCGTGACCGTCTTCGATCTCGACTGGCGACCGATGCTCTGGGCGTCGCCGGAGGAGGCCCGGCCCTGGTATCTCGAAGCCCTGCGATACGCCACCGTCGCGATCGGCAATGTGGACGAGGTGGCGATCGCGGTCGGCGGCATCGGCGGGGTGGTTGCCGCGTCTGATGGCGTCGGCGGGGCGGCAACCGCGGGGGGTGACGACGACCTGCTCGGCCGGTTGCTCGCCACCGGGGTCGAGCTGGCGGTGCTCAAGCAGGGGCCGGCGGGGGTGCGGGCCGCCACGCGGACGGAAACGACGTACGCCCCCGCCATCGAGGTCGACGTGGTGAACGGCCTGGGCGCCGGCGACGCCTTCGGCGGGGCCCTGTGCCACGGGCTGCTCGCCGGCTGGCCGCTGGCCGAGACGATCCGTTTCGCGAACGCCGCCGGTGCGCTCGTCGCCTCCCGACTGGCCTGCGCCGACGCCATGCCGACCGCCGCCGAGGTGCACGAACTGCTGGCCGCCGGTCGCGCTCCCGCGCGCCTCTCGGAGAGCCCCGACCTGCCGGATGTCGATCATGGCTGA
- a CDS encoding Gfo/Idh/MocA family protein produces the protein MTALAAVRVGVIGTGLIGRDHIRRMATGMSAISVVAVADVDLVLASRVAASVGAEVFTDGLDLIASPRVDAVVICSWGRTHERYVLAAIAAGKPVFCEKPLATSQHACLRIVEAEVAHGSRLVQVGYMRRYDPAYRAVKRVLDSGVIGAPLMMHCAHRNAGVPSFYEPENTITDTAVHEIDMVRWMFGAEVTAVRVLRPRASRNAGVLPDPSLLLLELANEVLVDVEISVNARYGYDIRGEILGEDGTVSLGDPGLIAVRRAGRLASPVPEDWRERFGPAYDIELREWADSLVGGGEAGGPGAWDGYAASVVSDAAVRALRTAERIPVSLVDRPKLYALSG, from the coding sequence ATGACCGCCCTGGCCGCAGTACGCGTCGGAGTGATCGGCACCGGCCTGATCGGCCGCGACCACATCCGTCGGATGGCGACCGGAATGTCCGCGATTTCGGTTGTCGCGGTGGCCGATGTGGACCTGGTCCTGGCCTCCCGCGTCGCCGCCTCGGTCGGCGCCGAGGTCTTCACCGACGGTCTCGACCTGATCGCCTCGCCCCGGGTCGACGCCGTCGTCATCTGCTCCTGGGGCCGGACCCACGAGCGATACGTGCTGGCCGCGATCGCCGCCGGCAAGCCGGTCTTCTGCGAGAAACCGCTCGCCACCAGCCAGCACGCCTGCCTGCGCATCGTGGAGGCCGAGGTCGCGCACGGCAGCCGGCTGGTGCAGGTGGGTTACATGCGGCGGTACGACCCGGCCTACCGCGCGGTGAAACGGGTGCTGGACAGTGGCGTGATCGGCGCCCCGCTGATGATGCACTGTGCGCACCGCAACGCCGGGGTGCCGTCCTTCTACGAGCCGGAGAACACGATCACGGACACCGCCGTGCACGAGATCGACATGGTGCGCTGGATGTTCGGCGCGGAGGTGACCGCGGTACGCGTGCTGCGTCCGCGGGCGAGCCGGAACGCCGGCGTCCTGCCCGACCCGTCACTGCTGCTTCTCGAGCTTGCGAACGAGGTGCTGGTGGATGTCGAAATCTCGGTCAACGCCCGGTACGGCTACGACATCCGCGGCGAGATCCTTGGCGAGGACGGCACGGTCTCGCTCGGCGATCCCGGGCTGATCGCGGTGCGCCGGGCGGGCCGGCTGGCGAGTCCCGTGCCCGAGGACTGGCGGGAGCGGTTCGGCCCGGCGTACGACATCGAACTGCGCGAGTGGGCCGATTCGCTGGTCGGCGGTGGAGAGGCCGGCGGCCCGGGCGCGTGGGACGGCTATGCCGCCTCGGTCGTCTCGGACGCGGCGGTGCGGGCGCTGCGGACCGCGGAGCGCATCCCGGTGAGTCTGGTCGATCGGCCCAAGTTGTACGCGTTGTCGGGCTGA
- a CDS encoding ABC transporter permease, producing MVAPSFRSTAAFFTVLYQSSTIGIVAVGVGLLMIGGEFDLSAGVITTSAGLVNSMFCWYFGVNLWVGAALSLAFCLLVGFLNGWLVTRTGIPSFLITLGTFFVLQGANLGVTKLVTGSVSSRDITAIDGFASLQKLFASSITIDFATIWITVVWWALFVALAAWTLQRTRIGNWIYAVGGSAGSARAVGVPVTRTKIGLFMTVSFLGWFIGMHSLYRFNTLQAGNGVGNEFLYIIAAVVGGTLLTGGFGNAVGAAIGAFIFGMTSLGIVYAGWDPNWFKAFLGVMLLLAVLVNTYVKRLATSTASFSSTADTPPPRDRASTSARPPVLAGAPPSSDPASPSARVAAQEED from the coding sequence GTGGTAGCTCCGTCCTTCCGGTCCACCGCGGCGTTCTTCACGGTCCTCTACCAGTCCTCCACGATCGGCATCGTCGCGGTCGGCGTAGGCCTCCTCATGATCGGCGGCGAGTTCGACCTCTCCGCTGGCGTCATCACCACCAGCGCCGGCCTGGTGAACTCGATGTTCTGCTGGTACTTCGGCGTCAACCTCTGGGTCGGCGCCGCGCTGTCCCTGGCCTTCTGTCTCCTCGTCGGTTTCCTCAACGGCTGGCTGGTGACCCGCACCGGCATCCCCAGTTTTCTGATCACGCTGGGCACGTTCTTCGTTCTGCAGGGCGCCAACCTGGGCGTCACGAAACTGGTCACCGGATCGGTGTCGAGCCGCGACATCACCGCCATCGACGGCTTCGCATCCCTGCAGAAGCTGTTCGCCTCCAGCATCACCATCGATTTCGCCACCATCTGGATCACCGTCGTGTGGTGGGCCCTGTTCGTCGCCCTGGCCGCGTGGACTCTCCAGCGCACCCGGATCGGCAACTGGATCTACGCTGTCGGAGGCTCCGCCGGGAGCGCCCGCGCCGTCGGCGTCCCGGTGACCCGTACGAAGATCGGTCTGTTCATGACCGTGTCGTTCCTCGGCTGGTTCATCGGGATGCACTCGCTCTACCGCTTCAACACGTTGCAGGCCGGCAACGGCGTCGGGAACGAATTCCTCTACATCATCGCCGCGGTGGTCGGCGGCACCCTCCTCACCGGCGGTTTCGGCAACGCTGTAGGCGCGGCCATCGGCGCTTTCATCTTCGGCATGACAAGCCTCGGCATCGTCTACGCCGGCTGGGACCCCAACTGGTTCAAGGCCTTCCTCGGCGTCATGCTCCTGCTCGCGGTTCTGGTCAACACGTACGTCAAACGCCTGGCCACCTCCACGGCCAGCTTCTCCTCAACCGCGGACACACCACCCCCACGCGACCGGGCGTCGACCTCTGCTCGCCCGCCCGTGCTCGCGGGTGCCCCGCCGTCCAGCGACCCGGCATCGCCTTCTGCCCGCGTCGCCGCACAGGAGGAGGACTGA
- the iolD gene encoding 3D-(3,5/4)-trihydroxycyclohexane-1,2-dione acylhydrolase (decyclizing), which yields MKHRLTVAQAAVRFLANQFTERDGIRERAVAGFLGIFGHGNVAGIGQALVQAHRTGSPSMPYRLARNEQAMVHTAVGYARMRNRLSTMACTASIGPGSTNMLTGAALATISRIPVLLLPSDVFATRVATPVLQELEDPRAGDVSVNDAFRPLSKFFDRVWRPEQLPAALLGAMRVLTDPAETGAVTVCLPQDVQIEAYEWPDDLFAERVWHITRPVPDPLSVERAAAVIRGARRPLIVAGGGVIYSEASAQLDRFARETGIPVADTQAGKGALSWDHPNEVGGIGATGSPVANRLAGHADVVIGIGTRYSDFTTASRTAFRHPHVRFVNLNVTSFDAGKLAALPLVADARAGLQALRPALHGRRFTDEFQEDVAGWNAVVAAHLRPGGGLPTQAQVIGVVNDACGARDVVVQAAGSLPGDLQRLWRSRDPKQYQVEYGYSCMGFEIAGALGIKLADPSREVFALVGDGSYLMMAQEIVTAIAEGVKLIVILVQNHGFASIGALSEQVGSQRFGTSYRYRSPQTGDYDGALLPVDLALNAESLGAAVIRCRTTADLAEGLKRAREHDHLTLLHIETDPLAAAPSSEAWWDVPVAEVATLHSTRHARAAYLEAKRDQRPHLRPGD from the coding sequence GTGAAGCACCGGCTCACCGTCGCGCAGGCGGCCGTCCGATTCCTGGCCAATCAGTTCACCGAACGTGACGGGATCCGCGAGCGGGCGGTGGCCGGCTTTCTCGGCATCTTCGGGCACGGCAATGTGGCCGGAATCGGTCAGGCACTGGTGCAGGCGCACCGCACCGGGTCGCCGTCGATGCCGTACCGTTTGGCCCGCAACGAGCAGGCGATGGTGCACACCGCGGTCGGCTATGCCCGGATGCGCAACCGTCTGTCGACGATGGCCTGCACCGCGTCGATCGGTCCCGGTTCGACCAACATGCTGACCGGCGCGGCACTCGCCACGATCAGCCGGATTCCGGTGCTGCTGCTGCCGTCCGACGTGTTCGCGACCCGGGTCGCCACCCCGGTGCTGCAGGAACTGGAGGATCCGCGCGCCGGCGACGTGTCGGTCAACGATGCGTTCCGGCCGCTGTCGAAGTTCTTCGACCGGGTCTGGCGGCCCGAGCAGCTGCCTGCGGCGCTGCTCGGCGCGATGCGGGTCCTGACGGACCCGGCGGAGACCGGTGCGGTCACCGTCTGCCTTCCCCAGGACGTGCAAATTGAGGCGTACGAATGGCCGGACGACCTGTTCGCCGAACGCGTCTGGCACATCACCCGGCCTGTTCCCGACCCGTTGTCCGTGGAGCGGGCGGCCGCCGTGATCAGGGGCGCGCGCCGGCCGCTGATCGTGGCCGGTGGCGGGGTGATCTACTCGGAGGCGTCGGCGCAGCTCGACCGGTTCGCCCGGGAAACCGGCATCCCGGTCGCCGACACCCAGGCCGGCAAGGGCGCGTTGAGCTGGGATCATCCGAACGAGGTCGGCGGGATCGGGGCGACCGGCAGCCCGGTCGCGAACCGGCTCGCCGGGCACGCCGACGTGGTGATCGGCATCGGCACCCGGTATTCGGATTTCACCACCGCGTCCCGGACCGCCTTCCGGCATCCGCACGTCCGGTTCGTGAACCTCAACGTGACCTCGTTCGACGCGGGCAAACTCGCCGCGCTGCCGCTGGTCGCGGACGCCCGGGCCGGGTTGCAGGCGTTGCGTCCGGCGCTGCACGGCAGGCGGTTCACCGATGAGTTCCAGGAGGACGTGGCCGGGTGGAACGCGGTCGTCGCCGCGCATCTCCGACCGGGCGGCGGCTTGCCGACGCAGGCGCAGGTGATCGGCGTGGTCAACGACGCGTGCGGGGCGCGCGACGTGGTGGTGCAGGCGGCCGGCAGCCTTCCCGGCGACCTGCAGCGGCTGTGGCGGTCCCGGGATCCGAAGCAGTACCAGGTCGAGTACGGCTACTCCTGCATGGGCTTCGAGATCGCCGGCGCCCTCGGCATCAAGCTGGCCGACCCGTCCCGCGAAGTGTTCGCACTGGTCGGCGACGGGTCGTACCTGATGATGGCGCAGGAGATCGTCACCGCGATCGCCGAAGGCGTGAAACTGATCGTCATCCTCGTGCAGAACCACGGTTTCGCCTCGATCGGCGCCCTCTCCGAACAGGTCGGCTCGCAGCGGTTCGGCACCAGCTACCGCTATCGCAGCCCGCAGACCGGCGACTACGACGGCGCGCTCCTTCCCGTCGACCTGGCACTGAACGCGGAAAGCCTGGGCGCCGCGGTGATCCGCTGCCGCACCACAGCCGACCTGGCCGAGGGCCTGAAGAGAGCCCGCGAACACGACCATCTCACCCTCCTCCACATCGAGACCGACCCACTCGCCGCCGCCCCGTCCTCGGAGGCGTGGTGGGACGTCCCGGTCGCCGAAGTCGCCACCCTGCACAGCACCCGCCACGCCCGCGCCGCCTACCTCGAAGCCAAACGCGACCAACGCCCCCACCTACGCCCCGGTGACTGA